A genome region from Erigeron canadensis isolate Cc75 chromosome 3, C_canadensis_v1, whole genome shotgun sequence includes the following:
- the LOC122592476 gene encoding uncharacterized protein LOC122592476: MLIHPPPPNYSSSTSTMVASPFHGCVEKKHWWLTNKKMVDKYIKDARTLISSHQQQQGNDIATAINLLDAALTLSPKCEQALELKARSLLYIRRYKDVADMLQDYIPSLKMSSNSSSTDDYSSTSSLSSDGNSSQPLTKERVKLLSSGGNSPDRDEPSFKCFSVSDLKKKVRAGLGKNCDKEGQWRYLVLGQACCHLGLMEDAMALLQTGKRLRSAAFRRESVCWSDDSFSFSGEIYTDGTQPPSPPRTETESICHMLSHVKLLVRRKTAAIAALEAGLYAESIRHFSKIVDGRRGAPQGFLAECYMHRAIAYQSSGRIAEAIADCNRTLALYPSCIEALSTRASLFESIRCFPDSLHDLEHLKLLYNSILRDRKLPGPAWKRQNVRYREIPGKLCSLGSKSNELKQRIASGETGNVDYYSLIGLRRGCSKSELERAHLLLMLRHKPDKSNSFIDRCEFADELDIDSIRDRANMSALLLYRLIQRGHTNVMKTILEDETAEKDRKISSMALQDVTQSQQVHDHYPEPMKTEPATEEHNCENKKSAPVYQGVFCRDLAVVGNLLSQAGFNRPIPVKYEALSC, encoded by the exons ATGCTTAttcatcctcctcctcctaatTATTCATCATCAACATCTACAATGGTTGCTTCTCCTTTTCATGGCTGTGTTGAAAAAAAACATTGGTGGCTCACCAACAAAAAG ATGGTTGACAAATACATAAAAGACGCAAGGACTTTAATCTCAtcacatcaacaacaacaaggaAACGATATCGCAACAGCAATAAATTTATTGGATGCAGCATTAACACTATCGCCCAAATGTGAACAGGCGTTAGAATTAAAAGCGCGATCTCTTTTATACATAAGAAGATATAAAGACGTGGCTGATATGTTACAAGATTATATTCCTAGTCTTAAAATGTCGTCAAATTCTTCTTCAACTGATGACTATTCCTCCACCTCTTCACTTTCTTCTGACGGAAACTCTTCCCAACCGCTCACTAAAGAACGTGTTAAGCTTTTGTCGTCCGGCGGTAACTCGCCGGACCGTGATGAACCGTCGTTTAAGTGTTTTTCCGTTTCCGATTTGAAGAAAAAAGTTAGAGCTGGGCTTGGCAAAAACTGTGACAAAGAAGGTCAATGGAG GTATCTGGTTTTGGGTCAGGCGTGTTGCCATTTAGGCTTAATGGAAGATGCCATGGCGTTGCTACAAACCGGAAAGCGGCTCCGGTCAGCCGCATTTCGTCGGGAAAGTGTCTGCTGGTCAGACGACAGCTTTTCCTTCTCTGGAGAGATCTACACAGATGGGACCCAGCCACCATCGCCTCCAAGAACAGAGACAGAAAGCATCTGTCACATGTTAAGCCACGTCAAGCTTTTAGTCCGTCGTAAAACTGCAGCCATAGCCGCCTTAGAAGCCGGTCTATACGCCGAATCCATTAggcatttttcaaaaattgtaGATGGGAGGCGCGGCGCGCCTCAAGGTTTTTTGGCCGAATGCTATATGCACCGGGCCATCGCTTACCAATCCTCGGGCCGGATTGCCGAGGCGATCgcggattgtaatcggactttaGCTTTATATCCGTCGTGTATCGAGGCGTTAAGTACTAGAGCTTCGTTGTTTGAATCCATTAGGTGTTTCCCTGACTCACTTCATGATCTTGAACATTTGAAATTATTGTATAATTCGATTTTAAGAGATAGGAAGTTGCCCGGGCCGGCTTGGAAACGGCAAAATGTTCGGTATCGCGAGATACCGGGGAAGCTGTGTTCGTTAGGGTCTAAAAGTAATGAGTTGAAGCAGAGGATTGCTTCAGGGGAGACAGGGAATGTAGATTACTATTCGTTAATCGGGTTGAGGCGGGGTTGTTCCAAATCCGAACTGGAACGAGCCCATTTGTTGCTTATGTTACGTCATAAGCCTGATAAGTCAAATAGCTTTATTGACCGGTGTGAGTTTGCTGACGAGCTCGATATAGATTCTATTAGGGACCGAGcgaatatgtctgcattgtTGCTATACAGGTTGATTCAACGAGGTCACACCAATGTGATGAAAACCATTTTAGAAGACGAAACCGCAGAAAAGGATAGAAAGATATCATCTATGGCGTTACAAGATGTAACGCAGTCTCAACAAGTCCATGATCATTACCCCGAACCAATGAAAACGGAACCAGCAACGGAGGAACACAATtgtgaaaacaaaaaatcaGCACCGGTATATCAAGGAGTGTTCTGTAGAGACCTTGCGGTCGTTGGGAACTTGTTATCTCAAGCCGGGTTTAATCGTCCTATACCCGTAAAGTACGAGGCTTTGAGCTGTTAG